In Euphorbia lathyris chromosome 9, ddEupLath1.1, whole genome shotgun sequence, the following are encoded in one genomic region:
- the LOC136206657 gene encoding pentatricopeptide repeat-containing protein At4g38150, whose protein sequence is MASSQCRMLKLIGSKCNFRSPLRHFNSMRERTSFNSSSNSNSEEDDVRTSQNPPQPIPNRPLRSERGDRGERSSYQFQSQPNKPFRAERGDRSERSEREERSSRQSQFQPHQSPRNVRFNGSPNQTHHDNHRSDADFLEKFKLGLDKRKENETPLPNNQTPSPTDENQDRDMPPPDANEIFKKMKETGLIPNAVAMLDGLCKDGLVQDAMKLFAVMREKGTMPEVVVYTAVVDGFCKAQKLDDAKRIFRKMLDNGVTPNAFSYTVLIQGLYKCDSIDEALDFSLQMLDAGYSPNIATFVGLVDGLCKHKGVEEARAVIETLRKKGFFVNEKAVREFLDRNAPLSSPVWEAVFGRKHSQKPF, encoded by the coding sequence ATGGCTTCATCACAGTGTCGAATGTTGAAGCTGATTGGATCCAAGTGCAATTTCCGTTCACCTCTTCGCCATTTCAACTCGATGCGAGAGAGAACAAGTTTCAATTCTAGTTCCAATTCCAACTCCGAAGAAGATGATGTAAGAACATCACAGAATCCCCCTCAACCCATACCAAACAGGCCCTTAAGATCCGAGAGAGGCGACAGAGGCGAGAGAAGCTCCTATCAATTTCAATCTCAACCTAATAAACCCTTCAGAGCCGAGAGGGGCGACAGGAGCGAGAGGAGCGAGAGGGAGGAGAGGTCTTCACGCCAATCTCAGTTTCAACCTCATCAGTCACCGAGAAATGTCAGATTCAATGGTTCCCCCAATCAAACTCATCATGATAATCATCGGTCTGATGCTGATTTTCTCGAGAAATTCAAACTCGGTCTTGACAAGAGGAAGGAGAATGAAACCCCTCTACCAAACAATCAAACTCCTTCACCAACAGATGAGAATCAAGACAGGGATATGCCTCCTCCAGATGCTAATGAAATCTTCAAGAAGATGAAGGAAACCGGACTTATCCCGAACGCTGTTGCTATGCTCGACGGGCTGTGTAAAGATGGACTAGTTCAAGATGCCATGAAACTGTTTGCTGTAATGCGTGAGAAAGGTACAATGCCTGAAGTTGTTGTTTACACTGCTGTTGTTGATGGATTTTGCAAAGCACAAAAACTCGATGATGCTAAGAGAATTTTCAGGAAAATGCTTGATAATGGTGTAACTCCTAATGCTTTTAGTTATACTGTATTGATTCAAGGATTATATAAGTGTGATTCCATTGATGAGGCTCTTGATTTCTCTTTACAAATGTTGGATGCTGGTTATTCTCCGAACATTGCTACTTTTGTTGGTTTGGTTGATGGGTTATGTAAGCATAAGGGTGTTGAAGAAGCAAGGGCTGTTATTGAAACTTTGAGAAAGAAGGGGTTTTTTGTTAATGAAAAAGCTGTTAGAGAGTTTTTGGATAGAAATGCTCCATTGTCTTCTCCAGTTTGGGAAGCTGTGTTTGGTAGGAAACATTCACAGAAGCCTTTTTGA